In Actinoplanes sp. NBC_00393, a single genomic region encodes these proteins:
- a CDS encoding caspase family protein translates to MTAVYALVVGIDTYRAVSGLRGCRGDAAAALAYLRSRTAEDDLHAVELHDDKATREAVIDSIRHHLGRAGAGDTAVFFYAGHGSQAPVPPQLWHTESTGMMQTLVCTDSRDGDTPDLYDKELAVLLGAVAARGCHVVAILDSCHSAGGVREVPEPAARARRIPPATRAPLPEALIPELRHGWQALPEHSHLVELAACHSDQLAHEMPVDSGEPRGVFTWALLRALDQLGPSATYREVLAAARCAVEDRVQMQAPQLSGDEPADQPFLGGALRPPASGITLRHLAGRWEIDAGSCHGLPPVAAGPMRVTVAGDGPVRAADVVSVLADRSIVAPDGWTPDPDRQYPVIFTRLAQPPLTVAAGPDVADLISGSPYLLAAGEQSVPDLRIDVTRSGRILLAGTDGQPLAPEVDGPAQAVRAAEHIARWRHARALGNPVSPLAGAVRLEIVPAYPGERAAPLHRPPRTVDADGRIRLEYRPQAGGWAAPTVFVRLHNTSDRNLWCVLLDLTSGYRIHTALFPGAFVSAGLSGTALNGRPVQFSLPRGQEPRPGRHTTDWLKLIVAECEFSGRPFEQPPLDEAGRRGVLERIRMTRDAGSADLDDAYDWAATTVAVHTVVPG, encoded by the coding sequence ATGACGGCCGTGTACGCGCTGGTCGTCGGCATCGACACCTACCGTGCCGTGTCCGGGCTGCGCGGCTGCCGCGGTGACGCCGCCGCGGCGCTGGCCTACCTGCGCTCGCGCACCGCCGAGGACGACCTGCACGCCGTCGAGCTGCACGACGACAAGGCCACCCGCGAGGCCGTCATCGACAGCATCCGGCACCACCTGGGCCGGGCCGGCGCCGGCGACACCGCGGTGTTCTTCTACGCCGGGCACGGTTCGCAGGCGCCGGTGCCGCCGCAGCTGTGGCACACCGAGTCGACGGGCATGATGCAGACCCTGGTCTGCACCGACTCCCGCGACGGCGACACCCCTGATCTGTACGACAAGGAGCTCGCCGTCCTGCTGGGCGCGGTGGCCGCCCGGGGCTGCCACGTGGTCGCGATCCTGGACAGCTGTCATTCCGCCGGCGGCGTCCGCGAGGTGCCCGAACCGGCCGCCCGGGCCCGCCGGATCCCCCCGGCGACCAGGGCCCCGCTACCCGAGGCGCTCATCCCGGAGCTGCGGCACGGCTGGCAGGCGCTGCCCGAGCACAGCCACCTGGTCGAACTCGCCGCCTGCCACAGCGACCAGCTGGCCCACGAGATGCCGGTCGACTCGGGTGAGCCGCGCGGCGTGTTCACCTGGGCCCTGTTGCGCGCGCTCGACCAGCTCGGGCCGTCCGCCACCTACCGGGAGGTGCTGGCCGCGGCCCGCTGCGCGGTCGAGGACCGGGTGCAGATGCAGGCGCCGCAGCTGTCCGGCGACGAACCGGCCGACCAGCCGTTCCTCGGCGGCGCGCTGAGGCCGCCGGCTTCCGGGATCACGCTGCGCCACCTCGCCGGGCGTTGGGAGATCGACGCGGGCAGCTGCCACGGCCTGCCGCCGGTGGCCGCCGGGCCGATGCGGGTCACGGTCGCGGGCGATGGCCCGGTACGCGCCGCGGACGTGGTGTCGGTGCTGGCCGACCGGTCGATCGTGGCACCGGACGGGTGGACGCCGGACCCGGACCGGCAGTACCCGGTGATCTTCACCCGTCTCGCCCAGCCACCGCTGACCGTCGCGGCCGGCCCCGACGTCGCCGACCTGATCAGCGGCTCCCCGTACCTGCTGGCGGCCGGCGAGCAGTCCGTGCCGGACCTGCGCATCGACGTGACAAGGTCGGGCCGGATCCTGCTTGCCGGCACCGACGGGCAACCCTTGGCGCCGGAAGTGGACGGTCCTGCCCAGGCGGTCCGCGCGGCCGAGCACATCGCCCGGTGGCGGCACGCTCGGGCGCTGGGCAACCCGGTGTCGCCGCTGGCCGGCGCGGTACGCCTGGAGATCGTTCCCGCGTATCCCGGTGAACGGGCCGCGCCGCTGCACCGGCCGCCCCGCACCGTGGACGCCGACGGCCGGATCCGGTTGGAGTACCGCCCGCAGGCCGGCGGGTGGGCCGCGCCGACCGTGTTCGTGCGGCTGCACAACACCAGCGACCGCAACCTGTGGTGTGTGCTGCTGGATCTGACCAGCGGCTACCGGATCCACACCGCCCTGTTCCCCGGCGCGTTCGTCAGCGCCGGGCTCAGCGGCACCGCCCTGAACGGCCGTCCGGTGCAGTTCAGCCTGCCCCGCGGGCAGGAGCCGCGGCCCGGCCGGCACACCACCGACTGGCTCAAGCTGATCGTCGCGGAGTGCGAGTTCAGCGGGCGCCCGTTCGAGCAGCCGCCGCTGGACGAGGCCGGGCGGCGGGGCGTGCTGGAACGGATCCGGATGACCCGGGACGCCGGTTCCGCGGACCTGGACGACGCGTACGACTGGGCGGCCACGACGGTTGCGGTGCACACCGTGGTGCCGGGATGA
- a CDS encoding AAA family ATPase: MSNYDEALKDLDSYISARVPIIGVRSMEQTRALRLIKQVASSPRRAGLPFWIYTRATGLRDLRTNSPAQEDRSLTGAMDFAAQQFASRGQATVIFVDPEDLSDDNTASRHVAELARLADANSGSLIILTDTPLWGGLERLGMSVTLDLPDANEMYEVIVDFLRDHHGVVPIAWTEEDARRAAEFLVGVPEGTAINVMATLVARGTVEKSDVQHLAEFKDKHFGALAGLERVRLKQSDTEVGGLTSLRAWLRRKQKIMVSDLRGTELRPPRGVLLVGVPGCGKSLSAKAISAEWQLPLYRLDLGAILGQYVGQSEARLREALDTADRLAPCILWIDEIEKGLAGQNDSTGVNRRLVGQFLFWLQESRHRVFVVATSNDVRSLPPELLRKGRFDELFFVDLPEAPDRQEIIGMYYRRYVKQDLPGELLDKLVGLSEGFAGSDLEAALHEVGEQIYLNGPESLRSEFVIDTFANTFPLSRTNPEQIEEIRAWGRERAVPAGKAPTPATSDTSPSRRRVVVFGD; encoded by the coding sequence ATGTCGAACTACGACGAGGCCCTCAAGGATCTCGACAGCTACATCTCCGCCCGGGTACCGATCATCGGGGTCCGCAGCATGGAGCAGACCCGGGCGTTGCGCCTGATCAAACAGGTGGCGTCCAGCCCGCGCCGGGCCGGTCTGCCGTTCTGGATCTACACCCGGGCTACCGGGCTGCGGGATCTGCGGACCAACAGCCCGGCGCAGGAGGACCGCTCGCTCACCGGCGCGATGGACTTCGCGGCCCAGCAGTTCGCCAGCCGCGGGCAGGCCACCGTGATCTTCGTGGACCCCGAGGACCTCAGCGACGACAACACCGCCAGCCGGCACGTCGCCGAACTGGCCCGGTTGGCTGACGCCAACTCGGGCAGCCTGATCATCCTCACCGACACCCCGCTGTGGGGCGGCCTGGAACGGCTCGGCATGAGCGTCACCCTGGATCTGCCCGACGCCAATGAGATGTACGAGGTGATCGTCGATTTCCTCCGCGACCACCACGGCGTCGTCCCGATCGCCTGGACCGAAGAGGACGCCCGGCGGGCCGCCGAGTTCCTGGTCGGCGTCCCGGAGGGCACCGCCATAAACGTGATGGCCACCCTGGTGGCCCGCGGCACGGTCGAGAAGAGCGACGTGCAGCACCTCGCCGAGTTCAAGGACAAGCACTTCGGCGCCCTGGCCGGCCTGGAACGGGTGCGGCTCAAGCAGTCGGACACCGAGGTCGGCGGGCTCACCAGCCTGCGCGCCTGGCTGCGCCGCAAACAGAAGATCATGGTGTCCGACCTGCGCGGCACCGAGCTGCGGCCACCGCGTGGCGTGCTGCTGGTCGGGGTGCCCGGCTGCGGCAAGTCACTGTCGGCCAAGGCGATCTCCGCCGAGTGGCAGCTCCCGCTCTACCGCCTCGACCTCGGCGCGATCCTCGGCCAGTACGTGGGCCAGTCCGAGGCCCGCCTGCGGGAGGCGCTGGACACCGCGGACCGGCTCGCTCCCTGCATCCTGTGGATCGACGAGATCGAGAAGGGCCTGGCCGGGCAGAACGACAGCACCGGCGTGAACCGCCGCCTCGTCGGGCAGTTCCTGTTCTGGTTGCAGGAGTCGCGGCACCGGGTGTTCGTGGTCGCCACCAGCAACGACGTCCGCTCGCTGCCGCCGGAGCTGCTGCGCAAGGGCCGCTTCGACGAGCTGTTCTTCGTCGACCTGCCGGAGGCGCCGGACCGGCAGGAGATCATCGGCATGTACTACCGGCGGTACGTGAAGCAGGACCTGCCCGGCGAGCTGCTGGACAAGCTGGTCGGGCTCTCCGAGGGCTTCGCCGGCTCCGATCTGGAGGCGGCGCTGCACGAGGTCGGTGAGCAGATCTATCTGAACGGGCCGGAGTCGCTGCGCAGCGAGTTCGTGATCGACACGTTCGCGAACACGTTCCCGCTGAGCCGGACCAATCCGGAGCAGATCGAGGAGATCCGGGCGTGGGGCCGGGAGCGGGCCGTCCCGGCCGGCAAGGCGCCGACACCCGCTACCTCGGACACCAGCCCCAGCCGCCGGCGCGTCGTGGTCTTCGGGGACTGA
- a CDS encoding CHAT domain-containing protein: MIAADGEQGEFWLNRYDEDPDLAHLGRAIDHFRAALDTAPGHADSLWWLRCLALAYQERARRGGDPDDWTGAIVHARWAAGELAPGEARDEILLILAEAYRDQAIVATATEEDARAAAAEIDRIAAEITGREASGIVRLLHGLALTWVFAVNADDDCLRAAIGVLEPALDSLGPESPYHDEACVDLCRAHVELAEGDDDLDRAIRAGLRATDQQHPEVRSALACAYQERWDSRDEPDDLDAAIGHWQAALAAVTDPAGQAACGRLLAERAELQQDRDGAGAAIELLEQAVAGGEPVWWELGLAYQLRRELGGDEDDLRRAGKWMDRAIAETASPEWLIYAYAQRLGVTRELIEIEAERDQQNAPPSASDMVDQVAAARAVWESGVGAEEARVRLAVIMGLSATFGWWSHPETIDTGWLVRMVAVGRSMPNKPPGWDEHLDGLDAVAQHADATQRGVAVPEESMTKLLRGLQLYEPKSEAHQSVRNVAPMFLLSTAVRSGDRRMLRAAVDQLRARDDPDGREIGDTMELIDRARHGDLSAVEQLRPRLQRLRDTNPSYLTRHTVMPLLAALESVIDGRDGAYRPVDHSPVAEGGRAVLDRAFLALFGPVHAAVVRHDVDTMRECIGRINELLDVLPAEHAIRPVLLELGGLTGAALLRDEPGDQHAADQLLAWADAGLALVGGPQHPQWASFALNRAEALRQLAGGDRADSRRWGLSALQSFAWQVLLQSGTDDAVLAAADAGDKARRVAGWCLQDAATEDLVAALDAGRALVLQAATASRTIADQLTAAGHPELAEQWRESAGYGRDLVTGNPLRSAGTAFEVPDHLRTRVLRALDLHAPQPASTADIRAALATTGHDALVYLMPATAESPGAVVIVPADGEAATLILPGLIVGPRSMLARHTAVRAARDAGEVTGEQPPAAEDPDGLFSWAWSAAMAALLRHTGTGTPERPIRLVLVPTGALSAVPWHAAYRQQDGRRRYVVEDAVVSYAISARAFIDSAREPARAVKSVLIVGDPTGDLPYAGVEARAIGRAFYPDGLFLGRSAGSGTPKQVLDWIAEAAPGPSLLHLACHGHADPDHPTAARLRLAGGDLTAQELIEASRTAELEIEQVFLAGCSTGAAGRQHDEAFSLATAFLAAGARTAFGTLWKVPDAETSVLMFLVHHHLNTGGCTPAEALRRAQLWMLDTRREPPGAMPAELRGHVIGPALAAPASWAAFTHQGR, from the coding sequence ATGATCGCGGCCGATGGGGAACAGGGCGAGTTCTGGCTGAACCGCTACGACGAGGACCCGGACCTGGCCCACCTGGGCCGGGCCATCGATCACTTCCGGGCGGCGCTCGACACGGCGCCCGGGCATGCGGACAGCCTCTGGTGGCTGCGGTGCCTGGCGCTGGCGTACCAGGAACGGGCCCGTCGCGGCGGTGACCCGGACGACTGGACCGGCGCGATCGTGCACGCCCGGTGGGCGGCCGGCGAACTGGCTCCCGGTGAGGCCCGCGACGAGATCCTGCTGATCCTGGCCGAGGCGTACCGGGATCAGGCGATCGTGGCGACCGCGACCGAGGAGGACGCCCGTGCGGCGGCCGCCGAGATCGACCGGATCGCCGCGGAGATCACCGGCCGGGAGGCGTCCGGGATCGTCCGGTTGCTGCACGGGCTGGCCCTGACCTGGGTGTTCGCGGTGAACGCGGACGACGACTGCCTGCGGGCCGCGATCGGGGTGCTGGAGCCGGCCCTGGACAGCCTGGGACCGGAGTCGCCGTATCACGACGAGGCGTGCGTGGATCTGTGCCGGGCCCACGTGGAGCTGGCGGAGGGCGACGACGACCTGGACCGGGCGATCCGGGCCGGTCTGCGGGCGACCGACCAGCAGCATCCCGAGGTGCGGTCGGCGCTCGCTTGCGCGTACCAGGAAAGGTGGGACTCGCGGGACGAACCGGACGACCTGGATGCGGCGATCGGGCATTGGCAGGCGGCCCTGGCCGCCGTGACCGACCCGGCCGGCCAGGCCGCCTGCGGCCGGTTGCTCGCCGAACGCGCCGAGCTTCAGCAGGACCGGGACGGCGCCGGCGCCGCGATCGAGCTGCTCGAACAGGCGGTGGCCGGCGGCGAGCCGGTCTGGTGGGAGCTGGGCCTGGCCTACCAGCTGCGCCGGGAACTCGGCGGCGACGAGGACGACCTGCGCCGTGCCGGCAAGTGGATGGACCGGGCGATCGCGGAGACGGCGTCACCGGAGTGGCTGATCTACGCCTATGCGCAGCGGCTCGGCGTGACCCGCGAGCTCATCGAGATCGAGGCCGAACGGGACCAGCAGAACGCGCCGCCGAGCGCGAGCGACATGGTGGACCAAGTCGCCGCGGCCCGGGCGGTCTGGGAGAGCGGGGTGGGTGCGGAGGAGGCGCGCGTCCGGCTGGCCGTCATCATGGGGCTGAGTGCCACGTTCGGCTGGTGGTCGCATCCCGAGACGATAGACACCGGCTGGCTGGTGCGGATGGTTGCCGTCGGGCGCAGCATGCCGAACAAACCGCCCGGCTGGGACGAGCACCTGGACGGGCTCGACGCGGTCGCCCAGCACGCGGACGCGACCCAGCGCGGCGTAGCGGTGCCGGAAGAGTCAATGACGAAGCTGCTGCGCGGCCTGCAGCTGTACGAGCCGAAATCCGAGGCCCACCAGTCGGTGCGTAACGTCGCGCCGATGTTCCTGCTGTCCACTGCGGTGCGCAGCGGCGACCGGCGGATGCTGCGGGCCGCCGTCGACCAGTTGCGGGCCCGCGACGATCCGGACGGTCGCGAGATCGGCGACACGATGGAGCTGATCGACCGGGCCCGGCACGGCGATCTGAGCGCGGTCGAGCAACTGCGCCCGAGACTCCAGCGGCTGCGGGACACCAACCCGTCGTACCTGACGCGGCACACGGTGATGCCGCTGCTCGCGGCCCTGGAGTCGGTGATCGACGGCCGCGACGGGGCGTACCGGCCGGTTGATCACTCACCGGTCGCGGAGGGCGGCCGGGCGGTGCTGGATCGCGCATTCCTGGCCCTGTTCGGCCCGGTGCACGCGGCCGTCGTGCGGCACGACGTCGACACGATGCGCGAGTGCATCGGCCGGATCAACGAGCTGCTCGACGTCCTGCCGGCCGAGCATGCGATCCGTCCGGTGCTGCTCGAGCTGGGCGGGCTGACCGGGGCGGCGCTGCTGCGTGACGAACCGGGCGACCAGCACGCCGCCGATCAGCTTCTGGCGTGGGCCGACGCGGGCCTGGCCCTGGTCGGCGGTCCGCAGCACCCGCAGTGGGCGTCGTTCGCCCTGAACCGGGCCGAGGCGCTGCGCCAACTGGCCGGTGGGGACCGGGCCGACTCCCGCCGGTGGGGTCTGTCCGCGCTGCAGAGTTTCGCCTGGCAGGTGCTGCTGCAGTCGGGCACCGACGACGCGGTCCTGGCCGCCGCCGACGCCGGTGACAAGGCCCGGCGGGTGGCCGGCTGGTGCCTGCAGGACGCCGCGACCGAGGACCTGGTCGCCGCCCTCGACGCCGGGCGCGCGCTGGTTCTGCAGGCCGCGACCGCTTCCCGCACGATCGCCGACCAGCTGACCGCGGCCGGTCATCCGGAGCTCGCCGAGCAGTGGCGGGAATCCGCCGGTTACGGCCGCGACCTGGTCACCGGTAACCCGCTGCGGTCGGCGGGCACCGCCTTCGAGGTTCCGGATCATCTGCGTACGCGTGTGCTGCGCGCCCTCGACCTGCACGCCCCGCAGCCCGCCTCGACCGCCGACATCCGTGCCGCACTCGCCACGACCGGCCACGATGCGCTGGTCTACCTGATGCCGGCGACCGCCGAGTCACCCGGCGCGGTGGTGATCGTGCCGGCCGACGGGGAGGCGGCCACCCTGATCCTGCCCGGCCTGATCGTCGGCCCCCGGTCGATGCTGGCCCGGCACACCGCGGTCCGGGCCGCCCGCGACGCTGGCGAGGTCACCGGCGAGCAGCCGCCCGCCGCCGAGGACCCGGACGGCCTGTTCAGCTGGGCGTGGTCGGCGGCGATGGCGGCCCTGCTGCGGCACACCGGCACCGGCACCCCGGAGCGCCCGATCCGGCTCGTGCTCGTGCCCACCGGCGCGCTGTCCGCGGTCCCGTGGCACGCCGCCTACCGGCAGCAGGACGGCCGGCGCCGCTATGTCGTCGAGGATGCCGTCGTGTCGTACGCGATCTCCGCCCGTGCCTTCATCGACAGCGCCCGGGAACCGGCGCGGGCCGTCAAGTCCGTGCTGATCGTCGGCGACCCGACCGGCGACCTGCCGTACGCCGGTGTCGAGGCCCGGGCCATCGGCCGGGCCTTCTACCCCGACGGGCTGTTCCTCGGCCGCTCCGCCGGCTCCGGCACCCCGAAGCAGGTGCTGGACTGGATCGCCGAGGCCGCCCCCGGACCGTCGCTGCTGCACCTGGCCTGTCACGGCCACGCCGACCCGGACCATCCGACCGCGGCCCGGCTGCGGCTGGCCGGCGGCGACCTGACCGCGCAGGAGCTGATCGAGGCGTCCCGCACCGCCGAACTGGAGATCGAGCAGGTGTTCCTGGCCGGCTGCTCCACCGGCGCCGCCGGCCGCCAGCACGACGAGGCGTTCAGCCTGGCCACCGCGTTCCTGGCGGCCGGGGCCCGGACCGCGTTCGGCACGCTGTGGAAGGTGCCGGACGCGGAGACCTCGGTGCTGATGTTCCTCGTCCACCATCACCTCAACACGGGTGGTTGCACCCCGGCGGAGGCGTTGCGACGCGCGCAGCTCTGGATGCTCGACACCCGGCGGGAGCCGCCCGGCGCGATGCCCGCCGAACTGCGCGGCCACGTCATCGGCCCGGCGCTGGCCGCGCCCGCGTCCTGGGCGGCCTTCACCCATCAGGGCCGCTAA
- a CDS encoding CHAT domain-containing protein, translating to MRITDPIAALPEIPFAATEDLDRMIVELADPALRPTPAHQLARAQSLGARFSRDHDPATLAAALQAYRACSYRGQARGLVGRQLVILLLQGGLLGSPVDAAQVRQLIDDAGDDPAVPGTTAVLHSMVDVFTGYADDPGFDRAAALRRLDELERTVPPETVYARMLPTFRTALSVKRGAEAGNLADAQAAAEHARAMLERDDLDPRQRKLAETMLVGAEALTAVQHGEMDKATSALTAMTDMVDELPPDDPATRAMRRLMTGATGTASPEDADQPGVAGAERAWRLLTAASGILQPAVQRKDPQGIARGVRMLREADEVAPPGYVHRPMILGMLGQLLCMQYQLTGAPAALDEAVRRLTGAQQLAGHPGHPVWAPTALALGMAHRLAGRLANSRAEGHRALRGHAWSVLLQAGTANAAAAARDAADDAKQVARWCLTDGDPAGAAAALDSGRCLMLYAATVTMDIPARLRKLGRTDLLARWQGDATDADVRGEVLAALTGGPVTETAVPDVLDPPAVDEIGAALTALHADVLVYLLPADDQGAGCAVLVPAGSVTGRRPAYLPLPSLTATGLVGRHLDGLAIRDAGAVDEPVEPGWRDELNRLCDWAWRSAIGPLLDTLDRWAIGRAPRIALIPMGDLAAVPWHAARDRDGTRVVQIATFTYAASARLLCQVAERAPTADRAPALIVGDPTGDLPAALAEAAAVRSAFYPDAALLDAGAATPEAVRGWMLAGGGAVLHLACHGATGAGVDGSHLRLAGGQRLTARDILTARRSTTIGLVTLAACTTGVPSGAYDEAFSLATAFLATGARSVVGSLWPVPDDATSLLMFMTHHYLRSAGKRPMDALNHAQRWMLDPDRAIPATMPAALSAQVGRLDGDDVAAWAGFTHHGH from the coding sequence GTGCGCATCACTGATCCGATCGCCGCCCTGCCGGAGATTCCGTTCGCGGCCACCGAGGACCTCGACCGGATGATCGTGGAGCTGGCCGATCCGGCGCTGCGGCCCACTCCGGCGCACCAGCTGGCCCGGGCGCAGTCACTCGGTGCCCGGTTCAGCCGCGACCACGATCCGGCGACTCTGGCGGCCGCGCTCCAGGCGTACCGGGCCTGCTCCTATCGGGGGCAGGCCCGCGGTCTGGTGGGCCGGCAGCTCGTGATCCTGCTGCTGCAGGGCGGGCTGCTCGGCAGCCCGGTCGACGCGGCGCAGGTGCGGCAGCTGATCGACGACGCCGGCGACGACCCGGCGGTGCCCGGCACCACGGCCGTGCTGCACAGCATGGTCGACGTGTTCACCGGGTACGCCGACGACCCCGGCTTCGACCGGGCGGCGGCGCTGCGCCGGCTCGACGAGCTGGAACGCACCGTGCCGCCGGAGACCGTGTACGCGCGGATGCTGCCCACCTTCCGCACCGCGCTGTCGGTGAAACGCGGCGCCGAGGCCGGCAACCTCGCCGACGCGCAGGCGGCCGCCGAGCATGCCCGCGCGATGCTCGAGCGCGACGACCTGGACCCGCGGCAGCGCAAGCTCGCCGAGACGATGCTGGTCGGCGCGGAGGCGCTGACCGCCGTCCAGCACGGCGAGATGGACAAGGCCACCAGCGCGCTGACCGCCATGACCGACATGGTCGACGAGCTGCCGCCCGACGACCCGGCGACCAGGGCGATGCGCCGGCTGATGACCGGCGCCACCGGTACCGCGTCGCCGGAGGACGCCGACCAGCCGGGTGTGGCCGGCGCCGAACGGGCCTGGCGGCTGCTGACCGCCGCCTCCGGCATCCTGCAGCCGGCCGTGCAACGCAAGGACCCGCAGGGCATCGCCCGGGGGGTGCGCATGCTGCGCGAGGCCGACGAGGTGGCGCCGCCGGGCTACGTGCACCGGCCGATGATCCTCGGCATGCTCGGCCAACTGCTGTGCATGCAGTACCAGCTCACCGGCGCCCCGGCCGCCCTGGACGAGGCGGTGCGGCGGCTGACCGGCGCGCAGCAGCTCGCCGGGCATCCCGGGCACCCGGTGTGGGCGCCGACCGCGCTCGCCTTGGGCATGGCGCACCGCCTGGCCGGCCGGCTGGCGAACAGCCGAGCGGAGGGGCACCGGGCGCTGCGCGGGCACGCCTGGTCGGTGCTGCTGCAGGCCGGGACCGCCAACGCGGCCGCCGCGGCCCGCGACGCCGCCGACGACGCGAAGCAGGTGGCCCGCTGGTGCCTGACCGACGGCGACCCGGCCGGGGCGGCCGCCGCGCTGGACTCCGGGCGCTGCCTGATGCTCTACGCCGCGACGGTCACCATGGACATCCCGGCCCGGCTGCGCAAACTCGGCCGCACCGACCTGCTCGCCCGGTGGCAGGGCGACGCGACCGACGCCGACGTGCGCGGCGAGGTGCTCGCCGCGCTCACCGGCGGACCGGTCACCGAGACCGCGGTGCCCGACGTGCTGGACCCGCCGGCCGTGGACGAGATCGGCGCCGCGCTCACCGCCCTGCACGCCGACGTGCTGGTCTACCTGCTGCCCGCCGACGACCAGGGCGCGGGCTGCGCGGTGCTGGTTCCGGCCGGCAGCGTGACCGGGCGCCGGCCGGCCTACCTGCCGCTGCCCTCGCTGACCGCGACCGGGCTGGTCGGCCGGCACCTCGACGGGCTGGCGATCCGCGACGCGGGCGCGGTCGACGAGCCGGTCGAACCCGGCTGGCGCGACGAGCTGAACCGGCTCTGCGACTGGGCCTGGCGGTCCGCGATCGGCCCGCTGCTGGACACCCTGGACCGCTGGGCGATCGGCCGGGCGCCGCGGATCGCGCTGATCCCGATGGGCGATCTCGCGGCGGTGCCCTGGCATGCGGCACGGGACCGCGACGGCACACGGGTGGTGCAGATCGCCACGTTCACGTACGCCGCCTCGGCCCGCCTGCTGTGCCAGGTCGCCGAACGGGCGCCCACCGCGGACCGGGCGCCCGCGCTGATCGTCGGCGACCCGACCGGCGACCTGCCGGCCGCGCTCGCCGAGGCGGCGGCGGTACGGTCCGCCTTCTACCCGGACGCCGCCCTGCTCGACGCCGGCGCCGCCACCCCGGAAGCGGTCCGCGGCTGGATGCTCGCCGGCGGCGGCGCGGTGCTGCACCTGGCCTGCCACGGCGCGACCGGCGCCGGCGTGGACGGCTCACACCTGCGGCTGGCCGGCGGGCAGCGGCTCACCGCCCGCGACATCCTGACCGCCCGCCGCTCGACCACGATCGGCCTGGTCACCCTCGCGGCCTGCACGACCGGCGTGCCCAGCGGCGCCTACGACGAAGCGTTCAGCCTGGCCACCGCGTTCCTGGCGACCGGCGCCCGCAGCGTCGTCGGCTCACTGTGGCCGGTGCCCGACGACGCCACCTCACTGCTGATGTTCATGACCCACCACTACCTGCGGTCCGCGGGCAAACGGCCGATGGACGCGCTCAACCACGCCCAGCGGTGGATGCTCGACCCGGACCGCGCGATCCCGGCGACCATGCCCGCAGCGCTCAGTGCGCAGGTCGGGCGGCTCGACGGCGACGACGTGGCCGCGTGGGCCGGGTTCACGCACCACGGGCATTAG